Proteins encoded in a region of the Tribolium castaneum strain GA2 chromosome 7, icTriCast1.1, whole genome shotgun sequence genome:
- the CAP gene encoding uncharacterized protein CAP isoform X8, whose protein sequence is MTTREVVLDGGSPWGFRLHGGVDVHQPLRVSRVNPGSKAALRGIREGDFITSINNQSTKDITNAEAHTLLRNSGDTLKLGLNEDTNRSPKRRQYKTVHQETHSETVKKSSVTSYTVTSLETSNHNGTSKPPCSSSSSSTSTYTSLPSPSGMADNGRSRRKKSKNQRKKNKYQVESPKRIKSPERKKPVKSRSLDDDSVKIEELSENDAKNDSSTSSTALVLEVESDQEVEEPPLMSPEEELTLRNFLEGLNLVKSPEEALGQVHSTIESVKSRRAQKRAALEQYFNPIVQNPRFLDVISEETSDLSDREQQTRISHHLKQGTPEPEVTPKLRKRRRILENPVLVGTRIIEVPNVEQVASTSLVEGSTRAEVVFLEDSSPEEVGELTPPPTPKNEKVFAQSDQITQKDTETSTSTSTSELDTEVTESSKPIPQIVEEKLETSLDLQLLSNLEGTSDQFSNCSSTAFEETSQKVELDFPILPVSSLEATKSNLQLEEQLSSNVDPELTTQQSFKLEAEEFKEMDYFEPVSTSETPQLEQLTPNKGYESESSNTTSETSNSIPEESLRIVDCALSVSTSSVAKECEAESKMLTNSDCESASSKILVEKMSSFEENKETSTDSKFEKTSQKSEESFKSPVKSTFGAEENQKSSDNSSSTAMESFQSVDFVPIYATSSISKRYKTEPFLEERKSSSSVSKIFGEEMSSTRENQEKFASFESSKSTLEKTSEVSKSTDAEWEGKSSKSVSKPVTSTLGAEENQKSSDNSSSTAMESFQSVDFVPIYATSSISKRYKTEPFLEERKSSSSVSKIFGEEMSSTKENQKKFASFESSKSTLEKTSEVSKSTDAEWESKSSKSVSKPVTSTLGAEENQKSSDISSFTPNERFHSVDFLPSYAISSISKKYKSEPTLEQLVRNSECESSSSISKISVGKMFNTEQNQERFPNFGRSEKTSQKASTTSQLSKNLKSVEQLSTDTEYESESSKSTFKTTVNKTFSTIPSESSHFIPSSDSKAKLEEQLSTDTEYESESTSKTSDKRTVRTENLTNLRNFSSMYNERVQKTDFVPLSSRMSKSEQFLTNKENNDEFSKTTFNKKNQSTSKPSSKVIIHKINLEPTKTVPEPNAPKTEELFENVDSFLPNSFSTSKISKSEVSTHKETKSEFSKSTFNKQSSSKPFSKEIIHKIELEPRRTEPEIFDPFSPTKIVEDSKSFSTSKISKSEQISTNKGEFSKSTIDKENLSNSKPFSKEIIHKIELEPTRTESETEKLSKTFYPFAHTKIIEDSKAFSTSSSSFRSEKTLEKHFSSLQFSKNANSDQKITKPVEIIHKIVLSDDDNNSKSGLEETNPKPLEIIHKILRSEKTEEANRSVTPPLESQEFKVSIHQEPHHYDKNQNKNSSKKDQEKSEISENGNIPESPSKEVESLCLTPRPQVSTTILSPPAPSRSPSSGSSTSFCTTKRLSTSIADISSITSNPQTLREICLYFLLSQPFGAAVLQELADVSSSLQRLTTSTPQFISSHHDPTSAPRNMNSARLQARDLTEWLHHARSKNRNDRRNSLPNAQMLYLQQKEQEIETELKRLEEEKQRLEEEMEHKFRIEDYHISKRGDFAESKKRPVSLPSEFFRQQMYNEYMDKIAQMEQRKLEKQIKVSQIELTTPETKPSGISDEFMSKVRLKQQLGKLQKPESESEHEDELLPKHLQEFVEFGCSKKGKEAKRISKLLGKNRRVFSLLEEIDAELITAKGFLLGRGVWSPGQKQDYQPPERQRQVKDEPISPVWTPKSATSSPTVEKKEFRPVKFESPVLSRKNPNKTEGGKEPPWKSPETSSDTGITLSSTLEKRLPTSQSAPISGFCDFPATRLPKAQNPTITLLQKAREGQLPKGALYIEEQPPFVGPGEIRTYARLFLRPLTNQIAVYKIKSEYTSESDSEKPRKMADLGPRKFEGIGPTTKDGMPLILRSEVKDANQSKWYKKMYDTIHKQKPHRDEFVTIKYKQRRGNYPYSSGYLSEPEPGAYDSDYTDYKYATLDRRRQTRDKENDYSVATMPRSVPETIIKHGHDPYKNQPGRIENYIPGRSSISEKEAKEWWDEVMDIFDGHLEQQKRVPPQTKSFINQALKESGYESDSTLVFRRRDESTQLSPSEQKEAYKIIQKGGDIPLHGLRKPAPERPKDEPEMEYFPISPTLTRIRIHKKTIKPQREILCYPVTIHPHPSQVFANIKQKKPPSPPRRRSSRNNTTLRLISTIKSEKPRHRHETCFTSDTNVKYLRDKLTCKLGTKPKIRVSKVVTGTPDVKKVVSTVSTTKDSKTRKVESRTSVHAKPRRSTTQPGKTFGSEKKKFDLTLPKTRSGIKSSPDLLSPNEVKKAVELQKTTYKKTNVVLPSRTVPIKVGITEKGKQILKGKKTTISTIGRPKTITKMKDTPIIKQKEAIQTDHFFQNLLLRDSPLPPVVRQTTPKRTEPSLSAMKVYLTHTRPVTDSKFRSLDLAMRSRSISPKSVTFDGEKRSSSLPPKLIFSQTSRPVSPKVVPRSPSTRKIMQLKGQPMIPEVSLYSCPSVCHSTSSLESCKSTRFRDLNQFYAAIERFGRLEQTAASRTPRRRGEGEIIDFDRWKEVRTRERAEKELETLVMQLKHDAKEKGFLFSPKEVEKYRWKRELDRGLRIKEKSVDDIKEEFERLKLFEPKPPINDTYKPLWRGDSVLSLANKMVERRSLSEGRRTKKWADCDEKLLTRAIGSRIWSSLSNEQIGILKNQLSEIYGQKQQDCSIDVPPNPKTSSDLTVRRNSDSGAKSSTDDSAQTVIEVKRDEIKEKVKFFENASVESYSPTVYKPLEDPPDCSLSKVKSQSNQDFEELFGERFGRRPSPSLSDGTSRSRSLSPFFEVRTGEVRRLRSKFDGRSHSDSNLHKIGENVQFLRSKYEYPAHVGRGRSRVRRGVVSPTFLRAEDRFMPHINIISKIASLYARKEPQKGEDCVPVPMGEVEKLRRRFDDVSLLGEMFTSSPNLRELRDIAPYLAASWIAHKYPKCEDNTRSLSSPEGSAGSRDTSLVLRSRPKSVSPLPKQEDGKKRLERYKEWTKLQRPTVSFKEPEVPVPPPKGHHARGLQQESPRKYVENEVTIHYKTPVRQEIKEYLSEDELAHRQAEAMKKIYQEERRRKYLQVSKSLQVSREEELQDMNNRRHTDNFIPSQKSPIPLNRYDDFDGGFSPPVKPRPKSPEPRLMARALYNFVGQTARELTFRKGDLIYVRRQVDKNWYEGELNAMVGLFPVNYVEIVPYDTAKSTPRKSHEGQARAKYNFVAQTHLELSLAKGELVIITRRVDDNWFEGKIGGRKGIFPVSYVEVLIDPSDPPPPSSKPVASPAAHSLLLNGSAGGKESMGSHSYTPALSSNQLTSSYHAKPVQVSSYGSLSRGGKSPVNQALHIETQSEPVPYRALYKYLPQNDDELELLEGDTVYVLEKCDDGWYVGSSDRTGAFGTFPGNYVEKI, encoded by the exons GTAAACCCTGGCAGTAAAGCTGCGCTTCGAGGCATCCGTGAAGGAGATTTCATCACTTCGATCAACAACCAATCCACAAAGGATATCACCAATGCCGAAGCTCACACTCTATTGAGGAATTCCGGAGATACCTTAAAGCTCGGCTTAAACGA GGATACCAACCGCTCTCCGAAACGTCGACAATACAAAACCGTGCACCAGGAAACCCATTCGGAGACGGTTAAAA AGTCCAGTGTGACGTCATACACCGTCACGTCGCTCGAAACATCGAATCACAACG GTACCTCCAAACCGCCCTGTTCTTCTAGCTCATCCTCCACCTCCACGTACACATCGCTTCCATCTCCTTCAG GAATGGCAGATAACGGTCGCTCCAGAcgtaaaaaatccaaaaaccaacgaaaaaaaaacaagtaccAAGTCGAATCCCCCAAACGTATCAAGTCACCTGAGCGGAAAAAACCCGTCAAAAGTCGAAGTCTGGACGACGATTCGGTCAAAATCGAAGAACTGTCCGAAAACGACGCAAAAAACGATTCTAGTACTTCTAGTACTGCTCTAGTACTTGAAGTAGAGTCGGACCAAGAGGTTGAGGAACCTCCCTTAATGTCCCCCGAGGAGGAACTAACCCTTCGAAACTTCCTCGAAGGCTTAAATCTTGTAAAATCCCCAGAGGAAGCTTTAGGGCAGGTCCATAGCACCATAGAAAGCGTCAAATCCCGAAGGGCCCAAAAAAGGGCAGCTCTGGAACAGTACTTTAACCCAATTGTCCAGAATCCACGATTTCTGGACGTGATCAGTGAAGAAACAAGTGATTTGAGTGACAGGGAACAACAAACTAGAATTTCCCATCATCTAAAACAAGGGACTCCTGAACCTGAAGTTACACCAAAGTTGCGGAAACGTCGCCGAATTTTGGAAAATCCAGTCCTGGTCGGTACTAGGATTATAGAAGTGCCAAATGTGGAGCAAGTTGCTAGTACTAGTCTTGTGGAAGGTAGTACTAGGGCCGAGGTTGTGTTTTTGGAGGATAGTAGTCCGGAGGAGGTGGGGGAGTTGACGCCGCCCCCAACCCCCAAAAATGAGAAAGTTTTTGCTCAAAGTGATCAAATTACTCAGAAAGATACTGAGACTTCTACTTCTACTTCCACTTCAGAATTGGACACAGAAGTGACTGAGTCTTCTAAACCTATTCCTCAAatagtagaagaaaaattggaaacttCTTTAGATTTGCAGTTGTTATCTAATTTAGAAGGAACAAGTGATCAGTTTTCTAATTGTTCTAGTACGGCTTTTGAAGAGACTTCTCAGAAAGTTGAGTtagattttccaattttgccTGTTTCTAGTCTAGAAGCAACGAAATCTAATCTTCAACTTGAGGAACAATTATCTTCAAATGTAGATCCTGAGCTTACTACTCAACAAAGTTTCAAGTTAGAAGCAGAAGAATTTAAGGAGATGGATTATTTCGAACCGGTTTCAACTTCTGAAACACCACAGTTAGAACAATTAACACCAAATAAAGGATATGAGAGTGAATCTTCTAATACTACTTCTGAAACTTCTAATTCTATTCCTGAGGAAAGTTTACGCATAGTAGATTGCGCCCTGTCTGTTTCGACATCTTCTGTTGCAAAGGAATGTGAAGCTGAATCAAAAATGCTAACAAATTCGGATTGTGAATCTGCTAGTTCTAAAATTTTGGTTGAAAAAATGTCTagttttgaagaaaataaagaaacttcTACAGATTCTAAATTTGAGAAAACTAGTCAAAAATCAGAAGAGTCTTTTAAATCTCCTGTTAAAAGCACATTTGGTGCAGAAGAAAATCAGAAAAGTTCTGACAATTCTAGTTCTACTGCTATGGAAAGTTTTCAATCAGTAGATTTTGTTCCAATTTATGCAACATCTTCTATTTCTAAAAGATACAAAACTGAACCATTCTTGGAAGAACGTAAATCTTCCAGTTctgtttctaaaattttcgGTGAAGAAATGTCTAGTACAAGAGAAAATCAGgaaaaatttgcaagttttgaAAGTTCTAAATCTACTTTAGAGAAAACTAGTGAAGTATCTAAATCTACAGATGCAGAATGGGAGGGCAAATCTTCTAAATCTGTTTCTAAACCTGTTACAAGCACACTTGGTGCAGAAGAAAATCAGAAAAGTTCTGACAATTCTAGTTCTACTGCTATGGAAAGTTTTCAATCAGTAGATTTTGTTCCAATTTATGCAACATCTTCTATTTCTAAAAGATACAAAACTGAACCATTCTTGGAAGAACGTAAATCTTCCAGTTctgtttctaaaattttcgGTGAAGAAATGTCTAGTACAAaagaaaatcagaaaaaatttgcaagttttgaAAGTTCTAAATCTACTTTAGAGAAAACTAGTGAAGTGTCTAAATCTACAGATGCAGAATGGGAGAGCAAATCTTCTAAATCTGTTTCTAAACCTGTTACAAGCACACTTGGTGCAGAAGAAAATCAGAAAAGCTCTGACATTTCTAGTTTTACTCCTAATGAAAGGTTTCACTCAGTAGATTTTCTTCCAAGTTATGCAATATCCTCTATTTCTAAGAAATACAAATCTGAACCAACATTAGAACAGTTGGTTAGAAATTCAGAGTGTGAGTCTTCTAGTtctatttctaaaatttctgttggtaaaatgtttaatacTGAACAGAATCAAGAGAGGTTTCCAAATTTTGGTCGTTCTGAAAAAACTAGTCAGAAAGCATCAACCACTTCtcaattatctaaaaatttaaaatcggtAGAACAATTGTCTACAGATACGGAATACGAGAGTGAATCTTCAAAATCTACTTTTAAAACTACtgttaataaaacatttagtaCTATTCCTAGTGAAAGTTCACACTTTATTCCGTCTTCTGATTCTAAAGCAAAATTAGAAGAACAATTGTCTACAGATACAGAATATGAAAGTGAGTCTACTTCTAAAACTTCTGATAAAAGAACAGTGCGTACGGAAAATCTTACAAACTTAAGAAATTTTAGTTCTATGTATAACGAAAGAGTTCAGAAAACCGACTTTGTTCCACTTTCTTCTAGAATGTCTAAAtctgaacaatttttaacaaacaaagaaaacaaTGACGAATTTTCTAAAACTACGTTTAACAAGAAAAATCAGAGTACTTCTAAGCCTTCTTCCAAGGTAataattcataaaataaatttagaacCAACAAAAACAGTACCAGAACCAAATGCTCCAAAAACAGaagaattatttgaaaatgtggATTCTTTTCTTCCAAATTCATTTTCCACttctaaaatttctaaatcTGAAGTCTCCACACATAAAGAAACCAAGAGCGAATTTTCTAAGTCTACATTTAACAAACAGAGCAGTTCCAAGCCTTTTTCTAAAGaaattattcataaaataGAGTTAGAACCAAGAAGAACAGAACCAGAAATTTTTGATCCTTTTTCTCCTACGAAAATTGTAGAAGATTCAAAATCATTTTCTACttctaaaatttctaaatcCGAACAAATCTCCACAAACAAGGGCGAATTTTCTAAATCTACAATCGACAAGGAAAATCTGAGCAATTCTAAGCCATTTTCTAAGgaaataattcataaaataGAATTAGAACCAACAAGAACAGAAtcagaaacagaaaaattatctaaaactTTTTATCCTTTCGCCCACACGAAAATTATAGAAGATTCAAAAGCATTTTCTACTAGTTCCTCAAGCTTCAGGTCGGAGAAAACattagaaaaacattttagcAGTCTCcagttttctaaaaatgcaaattctgatcaaaaaataaccaaaccAGTAGAAATTATACACAAGATTGTTCTTTCTGATGACGATAACAATAGCAAGTCTGGTTTAGAAGAAACAAATCCAAAACCATTAGAAATCATACACAAAATACTTCGTTCTGAAAAAACAGAAGAAGCCAACAGAAGTGTGACTCCACCGTTAGAATCACAAGAATTTAAAGTTTCTATACATCAAGAACCACATCATTAtgataaaaatcaaaacaaaaattcctCTAAGAAAGACCAagaaaaatcagaaatttcTGAAAACGGCAATATCCCGGAATCCCCCTCAAAAGAAGTGGAAAGTCTTTGTCTTACTCCCCGCCCCCAAGTCTCCACCACCATCCTCAGCCCCCCAGCGCCCTCCAGGTCCCCCAGCAGCGGCTCCTCCACCTCCTTCTGCACCACCAAACGCCTCTCCACCTCCATTGCCGACATTTCCTCCATCACCTCCAACCCCCAAACCCTCCGCGAGATCTGCCTCTACTTCCTCCTCTCGCAGCCGTTCGGCGCCGCCGTCCTCCAGGAGCTCGCCGACGTCTCCTCCAGCCTCCAACGCCTCACCACCTCCACGCCTCAATTTATTTCAAGCCACCACGATCCTACTAGTGCACCTCGAAACATGAACAGTGCACGTCTCCAAGCGCGAGATTTAACCGAATGGTTACACCACGCCCGAagtaaaaatagaaatgaTCGTCGGAATTCGCTACCAAACGCACAAATGCTCTACCTCCAACAAAAGGAGCAAGAAATCGAAACGGAACTCAAACGCCTGGAGGAGGAAAAACAACGCTTGGAGGAAGAAATGGAACACAAGTTTCGCATTGAAGATTATCACATCTCCAAGCGTGGTGATTTTGCAGAAAGCAAAAAACGCCCAGTTTCCCTGCCTTCGGAATTCTTCCGACAACAAATGTACAACGAATACATGGACAAAATTGCACAAATGGAACAACGCAAGTtggaaaaacaaatcaaagtGTCACAAATCGAACTGACGACACCTGAGACTAAACCAAGCGGGATTTCCGATGAGTTCATGTCGAAAGTCAGGTTGAAACAACAGTTGGGGAAGCTCCAAAAGCCGGAATCGGAGAGTGAACACGAGGATGAGCTCCTCCCTAAACACCTCCAGGAGTTTGTGGAGTTTG GGTGCTCCAAAAAAGGGAAGGAGGCGAAGAGAATTAGCAAACTTCTGGGTAAAAATCGACGCGTTTTCAGCTTGTTGGAGGAGATAGATGCAGAACTAATCACAGCTAAAGGGTTTTTGCTTGGGAGAG GTGTGTGGTCGCCGGGCCAGAAACAGGACTACCAACCACCAGAACGCCAAAGACAAGTCAAAGATGAGCCCATTTCGCCGGTGTGGACACCAAAAAGCGCCACTTCAAGCCCCACAGTCGAAAAAAAGGAGTTTCGACCAGTTAAGTTCGAATCACCGGTTCTGAGCCGAAAAAACCCGAATAAAACCGAG GGGGGGAAGGAACCTCCCTGGAAATCACCGGAAACGAGCAGCGACACCGGAATCACCCTCTCCAGCACCCTCGAAAAACGTCTTCCAACTAGTCAATCGGCTCCGATTTCCGGATTTTGTGATTTTCCAGCCACAAGATTACCGAAAGCGCAAAATCCAACAATCACGCTGTTGCAGAAAGCGCGAG AAGGCCAGCTGCCCAAGGGGGCCCTGTATATCGAGGAGCAGCCCCCTTTTGTAGGCCCCGGTGAGATACGTACGTACGCCCGCCTTTTCCTCCGCCCTCTAACCAATCAAATTGCAGTGTACAAGATCAAGAGCGAATACACGAGCGAATCAGATAGCGAGAAGCCGCGTAAAATGGCCGACCTTGGCCCGCGAAAATTTGAAGGTATTGGCCCGACAACAAAAGATGGAATGCCTCTTATACTTAGATCA GAGGTGAAAGATGCCAACCAGTCAAAATGGTACAAGAAAATGTACGATACCATCCACAAACAGAAGCCACATCGAG ACGAGTTCGTTACCATCAAGTACAAACAGCGCAGAG GGAATTATCCTTACTCTTCCGGGTATTTGTCGGAACCGGAACCTGGAGCTTATGACAGCGATTACACGGACTATAAGTACGCCACTCTGGACAGGAGACGCCAAACAAGGGATAAAGAGAACGACTATAGTGTTGCAACTATGCCAAGATCGGTGCCAGAAAC AATAATCAAGCATGGCCATGACCCTTACAAGAACCAACCCGGCCGCATCGAGAACTACATTCCCGGCCGCTCCTCCATCTCCGAGAAGGAAGCGAAAGAA TGGTGGGACGAAGTGATGGATATATTCGACGGG CACTTGGAGCAGCAGAAGAGGGTACCACCACAAACCAAGAGTTTCATCAACCA GGCTCTCAAGGAATCTGGATATGAAAGCGACTCGACTCTAGTTTTCCGGCGAAGGGACGAATCCACTCAATTGAGCCCTTCCGAGCAAAAGGAAGCCTACAAGATTATACAAAAAGGGGGCGATATTCCCTTACACGGCCTTCGGAAACCGGCCCCCGAACGCCCCAAAG ACGAACCGGAAATGGAATACTTTCCGATCTCGCCAACGTTGACTCGAATCCGCATACACAAAAAAACCATCAAACCACAAAGAGAAATCCTCTGCTACCCTGTAACCATACACCCACACCCATCCCAAGTTTTTGCCAacattaagcaaaaaaaaccaCCTTCACCACCTCGGAGACGATCCTCCAGAAACAACACCACCTTAAGACTCATTTCGACCATAAAAAGCGAAAAACCAAGACACAGACACGAAACGTGCTTCACTTCCGACACAAACGTGAAGTACTTGCGTGATAAACTCACCTGTAAGTTGGGCACCAAGCCCAAAATTAGGGTATCCAAGGTGGTAACAGGAACACCTGATGTCAAAAAAGTAGTTTCCACGGTTAGCACAACTAAAGATTCGAAAACCAGAAAGGTCGAAAGTCGTACCAGTGTACATGCAAAACCCAGGAGAAGTACTACCCAGCCTGGGAAAACCTTTGGTAGtgagaagaaaaaatttgacttgacTTTGCCCAAAACCAGGAGTGGTATCAAAAGTTCGCCCGATTTGTTGTCACCAAACGAGGTCAAAAAGGCAGTCGAGTTACAGAAAACCACCTACAAGAAAACCAACGTGGTACTACCCTCACGCACCGTTCCCATCAAAGTCGGAATAACAGAAAAGGGGAAACAAATCCTGAAAGGGAAAAAAACCACGATCTCGACCATTGGTCGCCCCAAAACCATCACCAAAATGAAAGACACGCCcatcataaaacaaaaagaagCGATTCAAACCGACCACTTCTTCCAAAACTTGCTTCTGCGCGATTCGCCACTTCCGCCAGTCGTTCGCCAGACCACGCCCAAACGAACGGAACCCTCCCTAAGCGCCATGAAAGTCTACCTAACGCACACACGTCCTGTAACCGACTCAAAATTCCGCAGTCTTGACCTGGCGATGCGTTCGCGCTCAATCAGCCCGAAAAGTGTGACTTTCGACGGCGAAAAACGCAGCTCAAGTCTTCCCCCAAAACTGATCTTTTCCCAAACAAGTCGCCCCGTTTCGCCCAAAGTGGTACCACGCTCACCATCCACTCGGAAGATCATGCAGTTGAAGGGCCAACCAATGATCCCTGAAGTTTCGCTTTACTCATGCCCCAGTGTTTGCCACAGCACCAGTTCGCTGGAATCGTGCAAATCCACACGGTTTAGAGACTTGAACCAGTTTTATGCCGCCATTGAACGCTTTGGTCGCTTGGAACAAACAGCAGCGTCTCGGACGCCGCGAAGACGTGGCGAAGGCGAAATCATCGACTTCGACAGGTGGAAGGAGGTGCGGACGCGCGAACGGGCGGAGAAAGAGTTGGAAACGCTTGTCATGCAACTGAAACACGATGCCAAGGAGAAGGGGTTCTTGTTCAGTCCCAAGGAAGTGGAGAAGTACCGATGGAAGCGCGAGCTGGACCGGGGGCTGAGGATTAAGGAGAAGTCGGTTGATGATATCAAGGAGGAGTTCGAACGATTGAAATTGTTTGAGCCAAAACCGCCAATTAACGATACGTACAAGCCGTTATGGCGTGGCGATTCTGTCTTGAGTCTTGCCAATAAAATGGTCGAACGGCGGTCGTTATCCGAGGGCCGGAGGACCAAAAAATGGGCCGATTGTGACGAAAAGCTCCTAACTCGGGCCATTGGTAGTAGAATCTGGTCGAGTCTTTCAAATGAACAGATTGGTATCTTGAAGAACCAATTGAGTGAGATTTACGGGCAAAAACAACAAGACTGCTCCATTGACGTACCACCGAACCCCAAGACAAGTAGCGACTTGACTGTGCGTCGGAACTCCGACAGTGGGGCGAAGAGTAGTACGGACGACTCCGCCCAAACCGTAATCGAGGTAAAACGGGACGAAATCAAGGAGAAAGTCAAGTTTTTTGAGAACGCTTCCGTCGAAAGTTACTCTCCGACGGTCTACAAGCCTCTGGAAGACCCTCCTGACTGTTCCCTCAGCAAAGTCAAGTCGCAATCAAACCAGGATTTTGAGGAACTCTTCGGGGAGCGTTTCGGGCGAAGACCGAGCCCTTCATTATCAGACGGAACGTCCCGAAGTCGCAGCTTATCCCCTTTTTTTGAGGTGCGAACCGGCGAAGTTCGCCGGTTGAGGAGCAAGTTCGACGGACGCTCCCACAGCGATTCAAACCTTCACAAAATCGGCGAAAACGTGCAGTTTTTGAGGAGTAAGTACGAGTATCCAGCTCACGTAGGCCGTGGCAGGAGTAGAGTTCGCCGCGGTGTAGTTTCGCCGACGTTTCTAAGAGCTGAGGACCGTTTCATGCCTCATATCAACATCATCAGTAAAATCGCGAGTCTCTACGCACGCAAAGAACCTCAAAAAGGTGAGGATTGTGTTCCTGTTCCGATGGGAGAGGTTGAAAAATTGAGGAGGAGGTTTGACGATGTTTCCCTTCTGGGCGAAATGTTCACTTCTTCGCCCAACTTGAGGGAATTGAGGGATATAGCTCCCTATTTGGCGGCGTCCTGGATTGCACACAAGTACCCGAAATGTGAGGATAATACGAGGTCACTGTCTTCTCCCGAGGGTAGTGCTGGGTCAAGGGATACGTCTCTAGTGCTAAGATCCCGTCCTAAGTCCGTTTCCCCTCTCCCGAAACAAGAAGATGGGAAGAAACGGCTTGAAAGGTACAAAGAGTGGACCAAGTTACAAAGACCCACAGTTTCGTTTAAAG AACCAGAGGTTCCGGTACCGCCGCCCAAAGGACACCATGCAAGAGGTCTACAGCAAG aatCTCCAAGAAAATATGTGGAAAACGAAGTGACAATCCATTACAAGACGCCAGTCAGGCAAGAAATCAAAGAATATTTGAGCGAAGACGAGCTCGCCCATCGGCAAGCCGAAGCCATGAAGAAAATCTATCAGGAAGAACGTCGACGAAAATATCTTCAGGTTAGCAAGTCGTTGCAAGTAAGTAGAGAGGAG GAACTCCAAGACATGAATAACCGCCGCCACACCGACAACTTCATCCCCTCGCAAAAATCCCCCATCCCCCTTAACCGCTACGACGACTTCGACGGTGGTTTTTCACCCCCAGTTAAACCCCGTCCTAAATCACCAGAACCTAGACTTATGGCTCGAGCTTTGTATAATTTCGTTGGACAAACAGCCAGAGAACTGACCTTCCGTAAGGGGGACCTCATCTACGTGAGACGACAAGTCGACAAAAACTGGTACGAAGGAGAGTTGAATGCCATGGTCGGGCTTTTCCCGGTCAACTATGTCGAG ATCGTCCCCTACGACACTGCCAAATCAACCCCTCGCAAGTCCCACGAAGGCCAAGCTAGAGCCAAGTACAACTTCGTGGCCCAAACCCACCTCGAGCTCTCTTTAGCCAAAGGAGAACTTGTCATAATTACTAGAAGAGTTGACGATAATTGGTTTGAAGGAAAAATCGGAGGTCGTAAGGGAATTTTCCCTGTTTCTTACGTCGAGGTTCTGATCGATCCTAGTGATCCGCCACCACCAAGCAGCAAACCGGTGGCAAGTCCAGCCGCCCATTCCTTGCTCCTGAATGGGTCAGCTGGAGGGAAGGAGTCCATGGGGAGTCATAGCTATACTCCAGCTTTGTCCTCGAACCAGTTAACTAGCAGTTATCATGCCAAACCTGTACAAGTTAGTAGTTATGGATCGTTGAGTCGAGGGGGGAAAAGTCCGGTTAATCAGGCGCTGCATATTGAGACCCAGTCGGAACCAGTACC